Proteins encoded within one genomic window of Bos indicus x Bos taurus breed Angus x Brahman F1 hybrid chromosome 18, Bos_hybrid_MaternalHap_v2.0, whole genome shotgun sequence:
- the B3GNT8 gene encoding UDP-GlcNAc:betaGal beta-1,3-N-acetylglucosaminyltransferase 8: MRCPKCLLCLSALLTLLGLKVYIEWTSEPRLGKAYPGPRSTLLGPTPASTEPTLPANLSARLGQTGPLPLAYWNQQQWRLGTLPGVNSTEAGDCGAWGAAAAAEIPDFASYPEDLRRFLLWAACRSFPPWLPTGGGGQVTGCEDPGDVPFLLLAVKSEPGRFAERQAVRETWGRPAPGVRLLFLLGSPVGQAGPDLSTLVSWESRRYGDLLLWDFLDVPFNQTLKDLMLLAWLGRHCPGVSFVLQAQDDAFVRTPALLDHLRGLPPVRARGLYLGEVFIQAKPLRKPGGPFYVPGSFFEGSYPAYASGGGYVIAGRLAPWLLQAAARVAPFPFGDVYTGLCFQALGLAPRTHKGFLTAWPADRTADPCAFRDLLLVRPLSPQDSIRLWKQLQDPGLQCRAPEAEAGRGGQGSP; this comes from the coding sequence ATGCGCTGCCCCAAGTGCCTTCTCTGCCTGTCAGCGCTGCTCACGCTCCTGGGCCTCAAAGTGTACATCGAGTGGACGTCCGAGCCCCGGCTGGGCAAGGCCTACCCAGGGCCCCGCAGCACCCTGCTAGGCCCCACGCCAGCCAGCACTGAGCCCACCCTGCCGGCCAACCTCTCGGCCCGTCTGGGCCAGACTGGCCCCCTGCCCTTGGCTTACTGGAACCAGCAGCAGTGGCGGCTGGGGACCCTGCCCGGAGTGAACAGCACGGAGGCGGGGGACTGTGGTGCTTGGGGGGCCGCCGCCGCGGCTGAGATCCCCGACTTCGCTTCCTACCCCGAGGACCTCCGCCGCTTCCTGCTGTGGGCTGCCTGCCGGAGCTTCCCTCCGTGGCTGCCCACAGGCGGCGGAGGCCAGGTGACCGGGTGCGAGGATCCCGGTGATGTCCCCTTCCTGTTGTTGGCTGTCAAGTCAGAACCAGGGCGCTTTGCGGAACGACAGGCCGTGAGGGAGACCTGGGGCAGGCCAGCCCCCGGGGTCCGGCTGCTCTTCCTCCTGGGGTCCCCAGTGGGCCAGGCGGGGCCAGACCTCAGCACCCTGGTGTCCTGGGAGAGCCGGCGCTACGGTGACCTGCTGCTCTGGGACTTCCTCGACGTCCCCTTCAACCAGACGCTCAAAGACTTGATGCTGCTGGCCTGGCTTGGCCGCCACTGCCCCGGCGTGAGCTTTGTCCTGCAGGCCCAGGATGATGCCTTCGTGCGCACCCCTGCTCTGCTGGACCACCTGCGGGGCCTACCGCCTGTCAGGGCCCGGGGCCTCTACCTGGGTGAGGTTTTCATCCAGGCCAAGCCTCTCCGGAAGCCCGGAGGACCCTTCTACGTACCCGGGTCCTTCTTCGAGGGCAGCTACCCGGCCTACGCCAGCGGGGGCGGCTACGTCATCGCGGGGCGCTTGGCACCCTGGCTGCTGCAGGCGGCAGCCCGCGTGGCCCCCTTCCCCTTTGGCGACGTCTACACTGGCCTGTGCTTTCAAGCCCTGGGCCTGGCCCCCAGGACCCACAAAGGCTTCCTCACTGCCTGGCCGGCAGACCGCACTGCTGACCCCTGTGCCTTCAGAGACCTGCTGCTTGTGCGGCCCCTCAGCCCTCAGGACAGCATCCGGCTCTGGAAACAGCTGCAGGACCCTGGGCTCCAGTGCAGAGCCCCAGAGGCagaggcggggaggggcgggcaggGCAGCCCCTGA